Below is a genomic region from Nicotiana tomentosiformis unplaced genomic scaffold, ASM39032v3 Un00351, whole genome shotgun sequence.
ACACTTTTGGTGTAAGGGCAATATGCTGGAAAACTCAGCATACCTTTTAGAACTTTTGGATTCTCTAATGCAGGAGTTTTAGCAGAGAACTTACACTTTTCCTATTATACTTTTATAGTACCTTCTTGGCACTAGATGTTGACAGAATTACCTTAGCTTATCAGAAAAAAAATTGAACAAAATAACTTAGCCCCTTGTATGGGTCTTTTTACCACAGTTGCTGTCAATATTTTCCTTGAGGAAACCGTTATAGAATGTTTAAGACAGTCAATACTCACAATTACTTCATCGAGGAAAACATTTTGTATTTTACCAAATAAAACCTAAAACTTTGAATAAAAACTCACCCAAAATCTCATGCTCAAGTGTCGGGCATTAACTCATTTAGACATTGGTTGTAACCTGGAAATAAAGAAGAGCATTAGAATATAAATGACAACGCACGGGTACTAAAAATTAGCAAGAAGAGTTTATACCAATGAAAGGGGAATATTAAAGCATCTACACCACAATTCATACATCATACATACTGAAAACATCAACTATTGTAAGGATATAAATCAAAATTGGACCTAAAGAACTTCTGAGGTGGAAACAAATCTTTGTACAACGTTCAGTCAGCCAACGCCAAGAAAAAAACATTTATCACACAATTCGACATAAAAGTTTGTTACCTAAATCCACAGTGTAACCTTATACAACACTTTGGGACTAAGGTTATTTTCAGCACACAAAACAAAAACACGGCAGAGTGGAAGTCTTTACATAGTCAACTTTGATACACAGACAGAGTGCAAGAATAAGTGGTTGTAGAAAAATTTGCAAGCAGACTTTAAGCCCCAAGTACTTCAATGACTGTTAAAGTCGAAAACCAGAACCCCAGATAAGTTTTTAAAAGTAAAGGCACATGGAAACTGCTAAAATAAAATCTAAGTTAAATTTACCACATCTGACTACATATAAACAAAACCAATATCCTTTTGGCCAATAGACAGAGTATCCTTGTAATCTTTTAATGACAAACATATCCTACTAGTTTGTTAGACAttacccacccccacccccacccaccCCCAAAAAAATATTACGTGAAAGACAGCTCACACATAAGACAGCAACCGTTACATGCCCTCTAGGATCCATGAAACAAGGAGGAACTAACTTAGCGAAATTTAACATAAATGATAAAACCAATGATGTACCCTGTAATGTCGACAAGCAGTACTAGAAACTAGAAAGTTCTGGGAAGCTTTTTAAGTGATCCTCATAAAAAAATGCTCACCCACTTTTAGACGTAACAGACAACCAACACAACAAATGAACCTTTATATTCGATAAAGTGACTTCATCATCTTTCACAACAAAAGAAAACTCTCTTTCCCATTTTCTGGAATCAGTAAAAACAAATGAAATTTTTTATTTCCCATTGCATTCAGGAGAAACCAGATAATTTTTCTCCAGAGGTTTCACATGCTTTTGAATCTGATAAAAGAAAGATAGCTCTAATAGTGCAATGTAATAAAGAGAGGTAAAATTACTTTTCTTTAAAAGTGAATACGAGGCTAAAGTTCAAGGAACTACACATCAAAAACTTAACTCGCAGAAATTTCCAGACAACTATCTAGCTTAGATAAAGCAGACATTAGAAAAACCAACCAGACACCTAAAACTTTTCTCACACGTAGCAATGCAGCAACTACACTAAAAATAATCCCGGTAAGAAAATTTGTTTCTCCAAAAAATCATTCAGGATAAAATTTCAAATCTAATCCTGAGTTACATTTTAAAGTACCACAAAGTAGCAAAACGCAGCCTACATGAACTAGTTTATCTGGGTCCTTGAGCTCGCTGCACATCATAACCACCCCAAGCACCAGGTGCATGTCCATATTGAGAATAACCTTCAGCACCACCCTGCAcctaaaatacaaaataaactaaacttagaaaaaaaaagtactaaaAGGAAAAATGCTTCAGATGAACAAGAGCAAAAGATTCTATCCTTCTGCACACTTTTTCATCCCATCAACACCAAATGCACAATAGAGAATAACTTACAGGATGAGCAGGGTTCATAGGGTTCACTCCGTAACTAGCAAGATAGTAATTTGCTGCATAACCAGGTTCAGGATTCCCATAATTTGCATTGTACCCTGCACCTGCAGAAATAAAGATGAATTTCATGAAACTGGTAGAGTACCAGTATGCCAATTCGTCCAATAAATTTGAGAAAGACTAAAGCAACAACAGCGAGAACATAAGcttaacttagaaatttcaatgtTAGATGTGTGTGTATAAAAACCAAATTAAACGGGCGCCAATTGGAGCAATCATATCATATTAATCTCTCAGGGATTTGAACCTCcaataaaaatctttcaaaaccATTTCCCACTATTTTCTTATAAACTAGAAATTAAACAACGTTTCTGGAGCAACTTTAATACACTTGAAAGAAGATTGAAGGGACACAAACCACCGATAAAATTTAATGAATTCTACTGTCCACTACAGGTAAACATTCTTAGAAATGACCTAATAGGAACCAATAAATCAAACAGACAATAAGTTGACTAAATGAACCATAGAGCAAGTTAATACATTAAAACAAAAGCACTGTTCCTTCACGCTTAAGAGTGCTCTCCAGGTCTTATTTTGCATTACTACCAAGCAAATACAGTTCCACTGAGAACCACAAGTTTTTTTGACAAAGCATCGAGGAAAATTTGCACTTGTCAAAAACAGATCTTTTGAAGAGCTTTTTCATGTCTGTATTTCACAGTTCTATGATTTCTGGGGAAAACAAACCTGGATTCCCAACAgctgctgctgctcgagctctttTTTCTGCATTAGCAACCTCAGCTCGAAGTTTTTCAAGCTCTCGAGCCATCGTCAGTAATTTTTTCTCCATAACCTGACCATGCTCATAGTTTTCTGCATATCCCTTCTTCTCGTTCTCAATGGCGGCCCTATAAGCCAAGAGTACAGTAAGAAACTATCAATTTGGAAATATTCCACATAGAGTAAATTCACTTAAAGAAAAAGTACCTTGCTCGCTGCAGCTCTTGTTTTAGGCCTTCAATTTCAGCTTTTATTGCTGGAGTTTGCTGTATATCTGCAGTCATTCTGGTAAAATCCTGGGTCATCCTTTGCACCTCTACAGTAAGCTCTTGTCTGGCAGCAGTAAACTCTTTGATATCCGAGCGTACACGCATGAGCTCGGACCTCATACCATCCACTGCTTGGAGATCCATTTCCATCTTAGCAGCCTTTTCATATAGTTCTCTCATTTGCACATCACTTTCCATGCGCAAAGAACGGGCATAATGATCAGTCCGCTGAAGTTCATATTGAGCAGCTTCTAATTCCTGCCTTAGTGCTACATGAGTTGCAGCTAACCGCTGGTTATCAACTAATAAACCTTGAATCTCATCATGCTGAGTAGCCAGGTGTTCCTCAAGAGCAGCAGGGTGTGGAGGCATCAATCGCGAGCCCATTCCAAACtgagactctctcatttcttcaaGCAATGCAGGATGAGGCAGTGGTACGCGACCCATAGCAAATGGGGCTTCATGAACTGGCGGAGGCAGTCCACCATGAGGACCACCTTTCATTGGAAGTGGAGGCCCGCGGTTTCGACCAGACATCTTCTTTGTTTTACCTTGTCTTGCTTATGAAGAGATCAAAGATGCTCGTTAGAAGACGGAAaccaattcaagccgaaacaTAATGAGAAAACAAGATGATTAAGTTACAAAAACCGTGAAGGAATGAGGGGGAGGGGTGGCCAGGGAGGTAGTATATGACTTTCATCCCCACCTCAAGCCGTGGTCATAAAAATCCACGGCAAGGGAGAGAAAAGGAAATGAGAAACGAAAGGAAATACTCCCCTAACAGGAGCAGATTTATATAGAGCCAAGGGGCTTCAGCTAAATCCTGtgctacaacaacaataacatacccagtattatcccacaccgtagAGTTTGGGGAAATCCTGTGCTAATAGGGCAAAAATTAATTCTTTGGCCAATATAGTCACAAGATGAGTATTGCATAAATGCGAATGCTAAGATAGATGTGCAATCATACATATTAGATAAGATTGAAAATGACCACATTTGCCGGAAGGTGCAAGTAGCACGCATTGAGGATAAATGAGATAAGGTCGCTTGAGATGATTTGGTCATGTCCTGTGTCGACCAACAAATGCACCAGTTCGTAGATGTGAAACTTTGATAAATGAAGGTGTTAAAAAAGGGGAGAAGGTAGACTAAAATCAAATGTAAGGAAGTTGTCTCGAAAGACCTACAATTTCTTGGGATCAATGCAAACTTAGTTAAAGATGGGACATAATGGAAGTAAAAGATCTGTATATGTGATATCTATTAAGGGAAATATGATTTagtcttgttgttgttgttaagtatatatatttaagttatatatatttaacttaatttccactttaatttttatatggtaTGATTATGTGGGTTGAGCTTGAATGAAGAATTGAGGACCATATAGCTgatcccaacttgtttgggactgaggcatAGTTGTTGTTGATATAGAATTATAGACTATTGAATCTGGAAAATTCTAGTGTTCTGGCAAAGGAGTTCACAAATTGCTTTAGGTCAGGTTTACACCCCAAGTGTGACATGCTAAGTCTTTTTAATCCCCTTGCATAAATTTATGGTTCCGCCATTGCCTGTGAGCAATTGATAAAATTTTACAACAAACTCAAATGTCCTAGGAGTAATAAAAactaaataaagaaaaagagaaacaaaAGTGCAGTTCGATATTTCAATCTGATCAAGAATCATGAAACATGGTTCAAATATTTAAGCACATAGATATAGTTCAAATAGGTGAGCACTGAGCTCTTCAATCGAAAAGCATGAAATATATCCGGAGGCTGATTATAGGATATTAAACTGAACCCTAGAACAAGAACAGCTATAAAATTTGGTAAAATAGACAACATAAAGAAATAAAGGACCAGATTAGGAATATGTAAGGAGATTGAAACACCAACCTTGTTACACAGGTTGCTGTTAGGAGTTGCAAAATACAGGAGAAGTGGTGCCCAGCTGCTGCGGAGGAATAGAATTGGCGAAAGCCCTCCCCTTCTTCAGTAAAAAGAACTGGGTTTGAACCCGGTTTTGCCTATTTTACAATTTACATTAGGCGGTCTTGAGTTTTATTTTGTGTTGGGATAGGGACAAATTTGTCCTCTAGTACCCCAAAATTGAGCAAATTTACCCTCATTTAACTTTTGAGCTAATAATATTACCCGTCATCAGGGAATTGTCTCTTTTTTTTGTTCTTGAATCGATGATATAGttttaaattataattaaaaGTTAAGAGGTAAATTCAGATATTATTTTCTTAAAGAATATGGACCtatcgaattcactcatttcatACTAGAGTTCGCACAATGATAAGGACAAATACTATATGATTTGCTAACGTTAATGGTATGAATGAACCAAAAGTATAACTATCGGAACAAGTTTGAACCTTTTCCCTTTTGTTTATAATTTGGCCCTTGAAAATTCGTAATTGAGGTAGGATTTAATTTTTATGTAATGACAGTGTAAATGAATTTAcattattatttcaattaatCTGTTCTAAAATATTATTTGTCTTATTTGCTAAGTTACTGATTTCAATTATTATGAACAACTACTTTAATTACATTTTAATGACTTGATAATATTAAAATATAGGCCAAATACATATACAGCCAATTCAACTTggtctcatttttcattttggcaccatatctcaaccttgttccattttggccctccaactctacttcttatattttattttaacacaAAAGCTGAAACCAGTGCAAAAAAATATAGCGCGTGTGTATACACAAATCTAAGGTGTAATAAATATCCAATTAAAAGTTGTTCATCCTTGTCAAACGGGTCAATATTAAAATACCCGACCCGGATTTCTTGGTGTCCATAATACTTTTAGTTCAACTTGAAATCcacaagaataaatatccattccattatgaaaaaataattttctttgagACATGGATTCACTTCAAACTTCAAGCTTatatgaaataaatgatgaaaaaaTCAGGTGGCAACATTTAATTGGATATTTATTACACCTCATATTTGTGTATACACACGCGCTATATTTTTTTGTACTGATTTCAGCTTTTGTgttaaaatgaaacataagaaatagagTTGAATGGCCAAAATGGAACAAGATTGAGATAGAATGCCAAATTAAAAATGGAGCCAGTTGAATGGGCTGGGTTTGGCCTAAAATATATATCCAACATATAAAAGTTAGTATTATATAcatgtttatccgaaaaatggatagagttgaatttatacgtagttccgaggatatgtggcatagcttaaaataaattgtaagggtaaatagaaatgtaaatatggATTGCAgagaatgcaaaatagataaggttgtaaggaacaatgaatcttaggattcagcagatagaatcaatctaagaaatctgaaagaacgattttttactgtagaagaatatagcgtttttattacaatgtaagtctGAGGAAAAACTTGTCCTCTagaaatggtaaccaagcccttttatagtggagggatttggttctaagcataataaaataaacattcagtgggagacccatgataagtcagtttttccataatttctgccaagattctctctagtgggattgcaacggcttttgtctgcgagctcgatttTGCTTAgagccctcgattttggtttgagctcgatctcgactcgagctcttgatcttggttcaagcccgatcctggctcgatctctcgaattgattcgaggtcaatgttggttggtctccgGATTATGAGCATGATAGATTTGTTCTGCATCATGGTtcaatttggattcgagcttgataatgatatctaACTCAACACGGATCGGCCTTCCCGGGTttcgaggttagtttgttccaccttcgggatcttacttcgatggatcatcgttcgaactcgatcggacgagCAAAAGCCGAaatttatttcgaccgtatacagatagtcccctcgtttttcggaaagaatgtggtgagaaatgatataattttttaacggctcgatcggattataacctgacgtttccatcgggttcgaccatgacgTATCTGGtagttgtcccgtcggtttagtctttcaaagCATTTAATGCATgccaggcggtggtcggccaccgctgatactgaaccgccatcgcttgaacctataaataaccctttcttttatcCTTTACTACTttcacatcttctatcttccaaattttTTAAGTCCTTCTTCGTACTTtccaacttaccagtaaatctgtgatttctttctGCAAAAGCCCATCTTCACTTCTatcaaatctttgtcacttttcTCTATTCCTTACTTCTGAACTCGAAAATGGCGAAAATGTCACAAACCATCCCTCAGAAAGAGAAAACTTCATCTTCACACTGTGTTGCCGATGATACgccggcagaaccacggcctgaggagtgtgttccggGGGCGTGCGTCCTTACTTCTGATTTTAAGATTGATAAAGGCTCATCGGTACCTGGTCGATGTGAACCGGTATCGAGGTAtatatgttcgataaccgagaaacACCTCCAacaactaaagaaagattgcaattgggatacAAAAGAAATAATGATTCCTtcttctgacgaagatatcacttcgcACGTGAGAGGTTTTTTGAATGTGTATTCTtttcctttcacgttgggtcctctCGATTTCATTATCATTGATTTCTGTCGTCAATACTAAATAGCCCTAGGCC
It encodes:
- the LOC104116366 gene encoding protein FLX-like 1 produces the protein MSGRNRGPPLPMKGGPHGGLPPPVHEAPFAMGRVPLPHPALLEEMRESQFGMGSRLMPPHPAALEEHLATQHDEIQGLLVDNQRLAATHVALRQELEAAQYELQRTDHYARSLRMESDVQMRELYEKAAKMEMDLQAVDGMRSELMRVRSDIKEFTAARQELTVEVQRMTQDFTRMTADIQQTPAIKAEIEGLKQELQRARAAIENEKKGYAENYEHGQVMEKKLLTMARELEKLRAEVANAEKRARAAAAVGNPGAGYNANYGNPEPGYAANYYLASYGVNPMNPAHPVQGGAEGYSQYGHAPGAWGGYDVQRAQGPR